The stretch of DNA agaaaaaatggaacaatttgataaatattacatttaaataaatatttatatttttatagtaaTGTTACGAATTAAGAGTAATTGAGAAATTATTTAGTTCTGTGAATTTGGGTTAATGTTGCGTGAAGCGGAATGCCCTCTATCGCGAATGCTAGTAATTTGGAATTGAGATGagctttatttatttactatCAAAAGCAAACTTTTCTGTAATATAATTATCAGTGAAAGGcacatcatttttttttcttattataaCCATTAGTTTTGTTGTGAAAGGTAAGAGCAGTTAACAGCTTCATATCTTTAATctgaatattatttaaaattcgtAAAATGTGTCATGTAAAACAATTCCTGAGTGTTTAGTAaaagtttaattaatattttcttagtGCGAAAATTAAATGTTACTTGAATCTTTTATATTCAATGATCTTTCTATGTAGTGCATTATAAGATTTTATATCAACAATCATAAAACTAAatgtaaaattattttgaaatgtagaactaatataataaaatatataaatgtaaacTTCATATAACTataattcatattttatttgcgtatttttattattacaaaaatattttgtagtagttatatgataattaaaaattataatcatATAGTATTTAACTCTTAAcagtaatattaaatataatgacatcaaattttaaatataaaatatggaattaaataataattattgaataaataatctacTTTACATATATTTAGTTTCTTAGTAAGGTGTTCTTATATATTAGTAAAACAAGCATAATATTGTTTAGCTATGTCTAATGAGGAGCGTTTGAGGAAGCTATTATCTGACTTAGGTAAAGCTACATTACGTGGAATTCGTAAATGTCCAAAATGTGGAACTTATAATGGTTCTCGTGGTTTGTGTTgtaaaacaaatattgtgatgcagTATTTAAGGAACCTGGAGAAAAGAGAAAATTATCCACAGAAGCATGTAAACTTATTACGGGCACAACTGCTCAAGTTTTTTCTGTTAGAGTACGTGATAAAGGTCCAGACTATCGTGGATTTGTTCAACTACCATTAATAAATGCTACAATTTCTAATGAAATGACAACACTTATTTCACAGTCCAATGCATTATGTTTTGTTGATAGCTGTGAAAGAAGTTTTGACACTAGTGTTCTTAAATGTCATGTAAGTTTtacgaattgaaaaatatatattattataactgTAAATAATAACTAATTCTATGTTAAAGGAATTATAATATCTTtttttataggaaaaaaattcgtCCAGTGTGCCTGCCTCAGCATGCAGCATATACAGGCAGCCTTAAGATGCTATGCAGAAGCACAGCCATTAACTTTAAGAAATTCTATTCTGTCATCTTTAAATGTAaataatgaaatgaaacaagaaaTTTGGTTGCTCGCTACAGAAACTTCAGGCCCTTTAGTACAGCGTGTCTCTAAAAATATAATGGCAGTGAAATGTAAAGCTTCGCCAAAACATCCACTAGGCTATCTTCATTTCTCTCTTTTTGTTACAAAATTGAAAGACAGAATTGAACATCGTTATTTTTGTTCTTGTTCCACATATAAAGTAAGTATCAACAGACTAATTTAAATGTATGTCATATATAACTGCAATATTACTTACAACATTAAAAACTAATTTAGGGTGTAGCAAAATCAACAGGAGATAAACCAGATATAGCTCAATCTTCCCAGAATAAACGCTGTGTACATTTTTATGCTTGTATTTGTGCATTTGCTAGTGATgcgaaattgtcagaagaattTAGTTATTATATCAACTTAGATCAGAATGATCTAAGTATATCAAAGCCATTAACAACAGTATTACAAAATGATGAACAAGATAAAATAGTAGGCATTGGTAAGGAGAATCATACTAATCATATATAAAATTTAGTGTAACTAGATATTCATTGTATAACAAATTTTTAGATCTTGATAGTTTAACTACAGATGATACAGATACACATCTTTTAATATTTCGGGATGATACTTTAACAGTCCAAAGTTTAGATGGAAATAGATTAGATTTGGATTCAATGAATTTAGAGTCTACAATTTTACCACATAGtattgttgaaaatattgaagtaGAATGTGATCGTACCTTATTAGAAGATAATAATATGATATCACAAGTAAGAATTTAATACATTTTTGGCTCATATATATAAGACATTTCATTAAGAGAAATTGATTCAAATTCGTCTGAAATTTAGGTGGAATAATTTAGAAGTAATCAATCAAGATGGTGTACAACTTGATGGAAATACGGTTAAAATAATGGATGATCAGTCAAGTATAGATTCTAAATATAATGTGCTTAATAATAGTCAGTATAtattaaatgataataatataaaaatactaaatactgGAACATTAAAGGTTCTTGATACAAATGCTATTTTGGATGTGAATAATATGAAGTTAATTGATACTAATACTGTTTCAAATACAAGTAGTGTAAAAATAGTAGATAAAACATGTTAGTACA from Lasioglossum baleicum unplaced genomic scaffold, iyLasBale1 scaffold2272, whole genome shotgun sequence encodes:
- the LOC143221343 gene encoding LOW QUALITY PROTEIN: uncharacterized protein C2orf42 homolog (The sequence of the model RefSeq protein was modified relative to this genomic sequence to represent the inferred CDS: inserted 4 bases in 4 codons) produces the protein MSNEERLRKLLSDLGKATLRGIRKCPKCGTYNGSRGLCCXNKYCDAVFKEPGEKRKLSTEACKLITGTTAQVFSVRVRDKGPDYRGFVQLPLINATISNEMTTLISQSNALCFVDSCERSFDTSVLKCHEKNSSSVPASACXHIQAALRCYAEAQPLTLRNSILSSLNVNNEMKQEIWLLATETSGPLVQRVSKNIMAVKCKASPKHPLGYLHFSLFVTKLKDRIEHRYFCSCSTYKGVAKSTGDKPDIAQSSQNKRCVHFYACICAFASDAKLSEEFSYYINLDQNDLSISKPLTTVLQNDEQDKIVGIDLDSLTTDDTDTHLLIFRDDTLTVQSLDGNRLDLDSMNLESTILPHSIVENIEVECDRTLLEDNNMISQVNNLEVINQDGVQLDGNTVKIMDDQSSIDSKYNVLNNSQYILNDNNIKILNTGTLKVLDTNAILDVNNMKLIDTNTVSNTSSVKIVDXNMLVQYDTGNISNTESNNIQQPISTKRKRDDKPTSTNTTSLNNLSSIEPRKAKTKLHIVKKYQNLCEDLDEANINLPFIKWLASITERINQTMHFQFDGKPDPLVFHVPQIFFDCLRERISCGGKKKRLPNSTTAFVRKDGVPLGTFTKYTWQITNILHVKSIFETPLIPLEITRSFVQNADGTYELYKREETEXDRYKKTNNNALIKPLELKTYLKVGNTSPNQVEPTPFLIEWIPDILPISKIGELRIRFEFGHVKNETSHRWRKIALLKNY